The following coding sequences lie in one Pontibacter sp. G13 genomic window:
- the gnd gene encoding phosphogluconate dehydrogenase (NAD(+)-dependent, decarboxylating), whose translation MKLGLIGLGKMGGNMTRRLLQYDMEVVVWDPTQSAIDAVVEAGAESAASPEDILAKLPERKVIWLMVPAGKAVEMNLEALLPHMNAGDVIIDGGNSFWRESVERANRIAEHGVHYIDCGVSGGVWGLSEGYALMYGGNAEAAAYCEPIFKALAPEGGYKYCGESGAGHLVKMVHNGIEYGMMQAYAEGFEIMEKSPFNLDLAGIAEMWMHGSVVRSWLLELTGNALREDPKLDQLKPFVSDSGEGRWTVNTAIDFDVPVHVISAALFARFQSRDDDSYAMKMLSAMRNQFGGHAMKKVSDE comes from the coding sequence ATGAAACTCGGATTAATTGGATTGGGAAAAATGGGTGGCAATATGACTCGCCGCCTATTGCAATATGATATGGAGGTTGTGGTTTGGGACCCGACTCAATCGGCTATTGATGCGGTTGTGGAAGCTGGCGCAGAATCCGCAGCCTCTCCGGAGGACATCCTCGCCAAACTTCCTGAACGCAAGGTGATCTGGCTGATGGTGCCTGCTGGGAAAGCCGTGGAGATGAACCTAGAAGCTTTGCTTCCTCACATGAATGCCGGAGATGTGATCATCGATGGCGGTAACTCATTCTGGCGTGAATCTGTCGAACGTGCCAATCGCATTGCCGAACACGGGGTGCACTACATCGACTGCGGCGTGAGTGGAGGAGTATGGGGCCTTTCCGAAGGATACGCACTCATGTATGGGGGGAATGCAGAAGCTGCTGCCTACTGCGAACCGATCTTCAAGGCTTTGGCACCTGAAGGCGGATACAAATATTGTGGCGAAAGTGGAGCAGGGCACTTGGTCAAAATGGTCCACAATGGCATCGAATATGGAATGATGCAGGCCTACGCAGAGGGATTCGAGATCATGGAGAAATCTCCTTTCAATCTGGATCTCGCGGGAATTGCCGAAATGTGGATGCACGGATCTGTGGTTCGTTCATGGCTGTTGGAGTTGACTGGCAATGCTTTGCGGGAAGATCCCAAGCTTGATCAGCTTAAGCCATTCGTGAGCGATAGCGGGGAAGGTCGCTGGACTGTCAACACAGCCATCGATTTTGACGTACCAGTTCACGTCATTTCTGCAGCCCTGTTTGCTCGATTCCAGTCTCGCGACGATGACTCTTACGCGATGAAGATGTTGTCTGCCATGCGGAACCAATTTGGCGGTCACGCCATGAAGAAAGTATCGGACGAATAG
- the pgl gene encoding 6-phosphogluconolactonase: MKTNVYTSPDKLATARLFADHLVELVKSAEVFHCSVSGGSTPKLLFDLLAKEYGQLIPWERVHFWWGDERCVPPTDSDSNYGMTKSLLFDHIDIPAENIHRVLGENDPEQEAIRYSEEMTTIMPMVDGLPQYDLIMLGMGDDGHTASIFPHQMELLKAEPICAVATHPTSGQKRITLTGPSLQMAKKVAFLVTGENKQDKVASILNEPTETSPYPAAHIQPLEGDLVWYLDEAAAAKIS, encoded by the coding sequence ATGAAGACGAACGTTTATACTTCTCCTGATAAATTGGCGACGGCACGCCTATTTGCCGACCATTTGGTGGAATTGGTTAAATCCGCCGAAGTATTTCACTGCTCTGTAAGTGGTGGAAGTACGCCTAAATTGTTGTTTGATTTGCTCGCCAAAGAATACGGGCAGCTGATTCCCTGGGAACGGGTTCATTTCTGGTGGGGGGATGAGCGCTGCGTGCCTCCTACTGATTCGGACAGCAACTACGGGATGACCAAATCCCTGCTGTTTGATCATATCGACATTCCCGCGGAGAATATTCATCGGGTACTCGGCGAGAACGATCCTGAGCAAGAAGCCATTCGATATTCCGAAGAAATGACTACCATCATGCCGATGGTTGATGGGTTGCCCCAATATGATCTGATCATGCTGGGAATGGGAGATGATGGGCATACGGCTTCGATCTTTCCGCATCAAATGGAATTGTTGAAGGCGGAGCCGATCTGTGCGGTTGCTACTCATCCAACAAGTGGCCAAAAGCGGATTACCCTCACAGGTCCTTCTCTTCAGATGGCCAAGAAGGTTGCCTTTTTGGTGACTGGGGAGAATAAGCAAGACAAAGTGGCATCCATTCTCAATGAACCCACCGAGACTTCTCCATATCCTGCTGCGCATATTCAGCCACTTGAAGGGGATTTGGTCTGGTACCTGGATGAAGCTGCTGCTGCGAAAATCTCCTAG
- the zwf gene encoding glucose-6-phosphate dehydrogenase, with product MKAQDNLILTIFGASGDLTRRKLIPAIYDLYQQGLMPERFAIVGTSRTAYSDDDFRDRVLEGVKEFSLRDTSDSKLLKQFREQLYYQPLDTKSPQAYANLQQRLTQIDEDQQIGGNGIFYLSTPPSLYETIARGLSMQDLHQSEVGWRRLIVEKPFGYDLDSAKDLNAKLLQFFSEDQIYRIDHYLGKETVQNLLVTRFSNGIFEPLWNRNYIHHVEVTAAESIGIGDRGGYYDTSGALRDMVQNHLLQVLAMTAMEPPIEIKAEAIRNETFKVFQALRPMTQEAINHDVIRGQYIESTVRGQQMDGYRQAKGVAEDSRTETFVALKCFIDNWRWGGVPFYIRTGKRLPTRVTEVVIHFKETPLRLFSSKLAPSQQNNQLVIRIQPNEGLLLKFGMKVPGMGFQVETVNMDFHYSELSDAYLPSAYERLLLDAIKGDATLFARGDVVEAGWAFVDPILKAWKNDPEIPLYGYPAGTWGPEESDGLIEGEDLTWRYPCRNLSDDGSYCEL from the coding sequence ATGAAAGCTCAAGATAATCTCATTCTCACTATTTTTGGGGCTTCGGGTGATTTGACCCGGAGAAAACTCATCCCCGCTATTTACGACCTTTACCAACAAGGGCTGATGCCAGAGCGGTTTGCCATTGTCGGGACAAGTCGTACCGCCTATTCCGATGATGACTTTCGGGACAGAGTGCTCGAAGGAGTCAAGGAGTTTTCGTTGAGGGATACTAGCGACTCCAAATTGCTCAAGCAATTCCGCGAGCAGCTCTATTACCAGCCTTTGGATACGAAATCTCCTCAGGCCTATGCCAATCTCCAACAGCGATTGACCCAAATCGATGAGGATCAACAGATTGGCGGCAATGGAATTTTTTACCTGTCCACCCCTCCAAGCTTGTATGAAACGATTGCAAGGGGCCTGTCCATGCAGGATTTGCATCAATCCGAGGTAGGCTGGCGGCGCTTGATCGTCGAGAAGCCTTTCGGATATGATTTGGATTCGGCCAAGGACCTCAACGCCAAATTGCTGCAATTCTTCTCGGAGGATCAGATCTACCGGATCGACCATTACCTCGGCAAAGAAACAGTTCAAAACCTGTTGGTGACCCGTTTTTCCAATGGAATCTTCGAGCCTTTGTGGAACCGCAACTACATTCACCATGTGGAGGTGACGGCCGCCGAGAGTATTGGAATTGGAGACCGAGGAGGGTATTATGATACGTCCGGGGCACTGCGCGACATGGTTCAGAATCACCTTTTGCAGGTATTGGCCATGACAGCTATGGAGCCACCCATCGAAATTAAAGCTGAGGCAATCCGCAACGAGACGTTCAAGGTTTTCCAAGCCCTTCGTCCCATGACCCAAGAGGCCATCAATCACGACGTCATCCGTGGGCAATACATCGAATCCACTGTCCGTGGCCAGCAAATGGATGGATATCGTCAAGCCAAGGGCGTGGCTGAAGATTCCCGTACTGAGACCTTTGTTGCCCTCAAATGCTTTATTGACAATTGGAGATGGGGCGGTGTCCCGTTTTATATCCGTACTGGAAAGCGTCTACCAACTCGGGTTACTGAGGTGGTCATTCACTTCAAGGAAACCCCACTGAGACTCTTCTCCAGCAAGCTTGCCCCTTCACAGCAAAACAACCAGCTCGTCATCCGCATTCAGCCGAATGAAGGCCTTCTGCTGAAATTTGGGATGAAGGTACCAGGAATGGGATTTCAGGTGGAAACGGTCAATATGGATTTCCATTACTCCGAATTGTCCGATGCCTACCTGCCGAGTGCTTATGAAAGGTTGTTGCTCGATGCCATCAAAGGAGATGCGACCTTGTTTGCTCGAGGAGATGTGGTGGAAGCCGGATGGGCATTTGTCGATCCAATATTGAAGGCATGGAAAAATGATCCGGAGATTCCACTATACGGCTATCCCGCTGGTACTTGGGGGCCTGAGGAGTCCGATGGTCTGATCGAAGGTGAGGATTTGACTTGGCGTTACCCTTGCCGAAATCTTTCCGATGATGGAAGCTACTGCGAATTGTGA
- a CDS encoding TonB family protein: MDASGNNLVDFIREKERQEKKRLQKRLKSWGIVLGVIALFIASGVVYAILTEDAIRRFSYSKLTVSEVQQLFREDPRPMIFFNETSGIEDTIKSTDEYRRRLEEIWDPKGEAAAGEYDEFTSSSNSTDQEVIEGVKELAAQTQGEELDISEPLYKADIMPSFPGGESSMREFLRHQIRYPDQAQRDKVEGQVVVEFVVESSGAITNVKVVRGIGSGCDDEAVRVVRMMPSWIPGEMAGQKVPVFTTMAVNFRFL, translated from the coding sequence ATGGACGCATCCGGAAACAATCTGGTAGATTTTATTCGAGAAAAAGAGCGACAGGAAAAGAAACGCCTCCAAAAGCGCCTCAAGTCTTGGGGGATCGTCCTGGGCGTGATCGCCTTGTTCATTGCATCAGGAGTGGTGTACGCTATCCTGACGGAGGACGCCATCCGTAGATTCTCCTATTCGAAGTTGACTGTGAGCGAGGTACAGCAACTCTTTCGGGAAGACCCCCGACCCATGATTTTCTTCAATGAGACCAGCGGGATCGAAGATACGATCAAGTCTACAGATGAGTATCGAAGACGTCTCGAGGAAATTTGGGACCCCAAAGGAGAAGCTGCTGCCGGTGAGTATGACGAGTTCACCAGTTCTTCCAATTCTACGGACCAGGAGGTCATTGAAGGCGTGAAGGAATTGGCCGCACAGACCCAAGGCGAGGAGTTGGACATTTCTGAGCCGCTCTATAAAGCGGACATCATGCCGAGCTTTCCAGGAGGCGAATCCTCCATGCGGGAATTCCTCAGACATCAGATCCGCTATCCTGACCAAGCCCAGCGGGACAAGGTAGAAGGTCAGGTCGTGGTGGAATTTGTCGTGGAATCCAGTGGTGCCATCACCAATGTCAAAGTGGTTCGAGGAATCGGCTCCGGATGTGATGATGAAGCAGTGAGGGTCGTACGGATGATGCCGTCTTGGATTCCCGGAGAAATGGCTGGACAAAAAGTGCCCGTTTTTACGACGATGGCCGTCAACTTTAGATTTCTGTGA
- a CDS encoding cystathionine gamma-synthase — protein MKIGTKAVHAGVEPDPSTGAIMTPIFQTSTYVQAAPGDHKGYEYSRTHNPTRTALEKALAELENGTHACCFSSGLAALDAIIKLLRPGDEVISTNDLYGGSYRAFTQVFAHYGIQFHFVDMTNLEEVKGAVNDKTKMIWVETPTNPLMRIIDIEGCAAIAREAGAWLVVDNTFASPYLQNPLDLGADFVLHSITKYIGGHSDVVMGCVVVKDAELDSQIRFIQNACGATPGPQDSFLVLRGLKTLHLRMRQHCVNGEAVAKFLADHPKVGEVHWPGFESHPGHAVAKKQMRGFGGMISFTLKGDKLEDALSVLSNTHLFALAESLGGVESLIGHPASMTHASIPKEQRMKAGLKDSLIRLSVGVEDAEDLIEDLKQAIG, from the coding sequence ATGAAAATTGGAACCAAGGCTGTCCACGCTGGCGTCGAGCCTGATCCTTCCACAGGGGCGATCATGACCCCGATTTTCCAGACAAGTACCTACGTTCAGGCCGCGCCTGGCGATCATAAAGGATATGAGTACTCGCGTACCCATAACCCCACTCGTACCGCCCTTGAGAAGGCACTTGCCGAATTGGAGAATGGAACCCATGCTTGCTGCTTCTCTTCTGGACTTGCAGCGCTTGATGCGATCATCAAGTTGCTTCGTCCCGGAGATGAGGTGATTTCCACCAATGATCTCTATGGAGGAAGTTACCGCGCTTTCACGCAAGTTTTTGCGCATTATGGCATCCAATTCCACTTCGTGGATATGACCAACCTCGAGGAGGTGAAAGGTGCCGTCAATGACAAGACGAAAATGATATGGGTTGAGACGCCCACCAATCCTTTGATGAGAATTATCGATATCGAGGGATGTGCAGCGATTGCCCGAGAAGCGGGTGCATGGTTGGTGGTCGACAATACCTTTGCCTCTCCCTACCTGCAAAACCCTCTGGATTTGGGCGCAGATTTTGTGCTGCATTCCATCACCAAATATATCGGTGGTCACTCCGATGTTGTGATGGGATGTGTGGTGGTCAAAGATGCTGAATTGGATAGCCAGATCCGGTTTATTCAAAACGCATGTGGGGCCACACCGGGACCGCAGGATTCTTTTCTTGTACTCAGGGGATTGAAGACCCTGCATTTGCGGATGCGCCAACACTGTGTAAATGGTGAGGCGGTAGCCAAGTTCCTGGCGGATCACCCCAAAGTAGGGGAGGTACATTGGCCCGGGTTTGAAAGCCATCCCGGCCATGCGGTTGCCAAGAAGCAAATGCGGGGATTTGGAGGGATGATTTCCTTTACCTTGAAAGGAGATAAGCTCGAAGACGCATTGAGTGTGTTGAGCAACACGCACTTGTTTGCACTTGCAGAATCCTTGGGCGGGGTTGAATCGCTGATCGGCCATCCAGCTTCCATGACGCATGCTTCTATTCCCAAAGAACAGCGTATGAAAGCCGGTCTGAAGGACTCATTGATTCGTCTCTCTGTAGGAGTCGAGGACGCGGAAGATTTGATCGAAGATCTCAAACAGGCCATTGGCTAA